In Pelodiscus sinensis isolate JC-2024 chromosome 2, ASM4963464v1, whole genome shotgun sequence, the following proteins share a genomic window:
- the LOC142826960 gene encoding uncharacterized protein LOC142826960, with translation MSQPSEGSQPSTAPHDQPGGSQEPARGRKRRAPAWSSAEIVDLIEVWGEASNVHDLRTSHRNAAVYGRMAASLAARGHQRSREQVRCKIKDLRQSYSRACLPGADPEACPHFHALDRLLGAHAVPAPRDVIDPGAEGPLLDTEEEQEGSESQEPAASLPRTRDPRGTPQSRSPASSEAGEASTSAAPGTAGRTTPPAAAARARASRTARNQEDYQRRHLRFLDRQLRLQDHWVQEDLRLRQRSLEALEEQGRALRGHLQSLLDRFPFPPPPAPPLAPPLAPPAPPLAPPLAPPAPPLAPPLAPPAPPLAPPLAPPAPPLAPPLAPPAPPAPPASAPASSTPPVLSAPPSTTIPHRRPRTRSVARRERHPDSHP, from the exons atgagccagccatccgagggctcccagccctccactgctccccacgaccagcctggcggctcccaggagcctgcccgggggcgcaaaaggcgggcgcccgcctggtcaagtgcggagatcgtggacctcatcgaggtttggggggaagcctccaatgtccacgatctccgcactagccaccggaatgcggccgtctatggacgcatggctgccagcctggccgccaggggccaccagcgcagccgggagcaggtgcgctgcaagattaaagacttgcggcagtcctactcccgggcctgcctgccaggggctgacccggaggcctgcccccacttccacgccctggaccgcctcctgggggctcatgccgtccctgccccccgggacgtgattgaccccggggcagagggaccgctcctggacaccgaggaggagcaagagggctctgagagccaggagcctgctgccagccttcccaggacccgggacccccgaggcaccccacagagccgctcgcctgcatcatcagaggccggggaggcgtccacct ctgcagcaccggggactgcagggcgcaccacaccgcctgcagcagccgcccgcgcccgggcaagcaggacagccaggaaccaggaggactaccagaggcggcatctccggttcctggaccgacagctccgtctccaggaccactgggtccaggaggacctcaggctgcgccagaggagtctggaggccctggaggagcagggccgtgccctgcgaggccacctccagagcctgctagaccgctttccatttcctcctccccctgctccccctcttgctccccctcttgctccccctgctccccctcttgctccccctcttgctccccctgctccccctcttgctccccctcttgctccccctgctccccctcttgctccccctcttgctccccctgctccccctcttgctccccctcttgctccccctgctcctcctgctcctcctgcttccgctcctgcttcctccacaccccctgtcctctctgcccccccctccacaaccattccccaccgacgcccccggacccgcagtgtggcgagacgggagaggcacccagactcccacccctga